The Streptomyces sp. NBC_01276 genome contains the following window.
CGCCCCGGCCGCGGGTGCGAAGGGAGCGGCCAAGCCCGGCCAGCAGTACAAGATCGGCGAGGCCGCCGAGTTCCCGTTCACGTCCGGCAAGACCAGCGGCCAGATCGCCCTCACGGTCACCAACATCGAGCAGGGTCAGCTCGCCGACCTGGACGCCATGAAGCTCGGCGACAAGGTCAAGGGCAAGGTGCCCTACTACATCCACTACACGGTGAAGAACACGGGCACCACCGACCTGTCCTTCACCTCGGTCAGCCACATCAAGGGTCTGCTCGGCGACGGCAGCGAGGCCCAAGACCTCTACGTCATCGGCAAGTTCGCCAAGTGTGAGGACTCGTCGATGCCGAAGGGATTCACCAACGGCCAGACCCAGACCGCCTGCGTGGTCGCCCTGGCCCCCTCGGCCGACACGAAGGTCTCCGGCGCCAAGTACTGGGGTGACCCGTTCGCCCTCAAGGACGGCCTGACCTGGAAGTAGCGGACGGCCGCACCACGGCACCGCACCCCGACGAGCCCCCGCACCGGCACCCCGGCGCGGGGGCTCGCCCCGTACCGGCCCGCCGGCCCGCCGGCCCGCCGGGCACCGCCGCCAGGCCCCGGCCGGACGGCGCGACAATGGCCGCATGCCCGAAGGAGACAGCGTCCACCGCGTCGCGGCCCGCCTGCACGCCGCGCTCGCGGGCGAGCCCCTCACCCGCGCCGACCTGCGCGTCCCACGCTTCGCCACCGCCGACCTCACCGGGCACACGGTCCTCGACGTCACCCCGCGCGGCAAGCACCTCCTGACCCGCCTCGACAGCGGCCTCACCCTCCACAGCCACCTGCGCATGGACGGCGCCTGGTACGTCTTCGCCCCGGACCAGAAGTGGCGCGGCGGCCCCGCCCACGAGATCCGGGCGGTCCTGGCCAACGCCGGGGCCACCGCCGTCGGCTACCGCCTGCCCGTCCTCGAACTGCTCCGCACCGCCGACGAGCACCGCGTGGTGGGCCACCTCGGCCCCGATCTGCTCGGCCCCGACTGGGATCCGGCCAGGGCGGCGGCCAACCTGCTCGCCGCCCCCGCGCGGCCCCTGGGCGAGGCCCTGCTCGACCAGCGCAACCTGGCGGGCATCGGCAACATCTACAAGGCCGAGCTCTGCTTCCTCGCCCAGGTCACCCCCTGGACCCCGGTCGGGGACCTCCCGGACCCGGCGGCCACCCTCCCCCGCCTGGCCGCCGCCGCACAGCGCCTGCTGGCCGCGAACACCGGCGACCCCGGACGGCCCCGGCGCCGCAACACCACCGGCAGCCGCCGCCCCGGCCGGGAGCTGTTCGTCTACGGCCGCGCCCACCGTCCCTGCCTGCGCTGCGGCACCCCGGTGCGCGAGGCCGTCCAGGACGGCCGCCCCGCGTACTGGTGTCCCGGCTGCCAGGCCGGTCCGGCCCCCGCCCCGGAGCGGACCCCGACGCACTAGTTGACGGGTCGTCAGATGCGCTCGTACGGTCCCTGCATGCCCACACCCACCCCGTACGACACCCCGTACGACCTCACCGGCCGCACCGCGCTCGTCACCGGAGCCGCGAGCGGGATAGGCCGCGCCACCGCCCTCCTCCTCGCCCGGGCCGGCGCCGTCGTGCACTGCGCGGACCGCGACGAGCCGGGCCTCGCCGAGACCGCCGCCCTGATCACCAAGGGCGGCGGCGCCGCAACCGCCCACCCCCTCGACGTCACCGACCGCACCGCGCTACGGGCCGCCGTCGCCGCGGCCGGTCCCCTGGACATCACCGCCGCCGTCGCGGGCGTGATGCACACCAGCAGCGTCCTGGAGACCACCGACGAGGACCTCGACCGGATCCTGGACATCAACTTCAAAGGGGTGCTGCGCACCTGCCAGGAGGCCGTCAGCGCCATGATCGCCGCCGGCCGCCCCGGCTCGGTGGTCACCATGGCCTCCGGCGCCGTGGACGCCGCCCAGCCGGGGCTGCTCTGCTACAGCGCCGCCAAGGCCGCCGTGGTCCAGCTCACGAAGACCCTCGCGACCGAGGCCGGCCCGCACGGCATCCGCGTCAACGCCGTCGCCCCGGGCTGGATCCGCACTCCCATGACCGGCCGGCACGGCTCCGAGGTCCAGCAGCGGACGGAGGAGGCCATGGTCCGGATGTCCCCGCTGCGCCGGGTCGGGGAGCCCGAGGACATCGCCCAGGCGGTGCTCTACCTGGCCTGCGACGCCTCGTCCTTCATGACGGGCCAGATCCTTCGTCCGAACGGCGGAGTATCGATGCCCTGGTGAGCCCCTTCCCCACCCCGGCGGCCGGTGCCCCGGCAGCCCCTGCGGCCGCCCGGGCCCTGCGTACGGGGATCTGCCCCGTGCAGTGCACGGGCAGCAGCCCCAGCCCCCATCCGCCCACCGCGACGGCGCCCTCCACGGGCCCGGCGCCCTCCGGCACCAGCGCGAGCCGCAGCACGGCCCACCACCACAGGACGCCCACCGCCAGGGCGAAGGGTATGAGCAACCGCCGCACGGCCACCTCCACGGGGTACCCCCGGACGGAGTCTGGGGGAGGGCCGGATCCCGGACGCGCCCATCCTCCCGCAGGACCGTGGCCCCCGCACCCAGAACGCCCGCCGCGTCGCCCCACCGGCCCCGGACGGCAAAGAGCCCCGGCCGGTGCTCACGCACCCTCCGGGGCTCCCGCCACGCTCACATGCTTGACTCGCGCTCAAGCGGCGACGACGTTCACCGCTTCCACGGGTGCCTTGATGGTCACCCGCTCCGGTCCGCCCGTGACCGAGGCCACGGAAACCGAATTGAGCATCGGGCGCACCGGTGCCGGCACCGGTTCGCTTGCGGCGGCCGACTGCGCAAGCTCCGCCAGCGACAGCTCGTCACTGACTTCGCGCATCAGCTCGGACATCCGTACGTCCAACGCGTCGCAGATCGCGGAGAGCAGCTCGGAGGATGCCTCCTTCTGCCCCCGCTCCACCTCGGAGAGATAGCCGAGCGAAACTCGGGCGGACGAGGAGACTTCGCGCAGAGTACGGCCCTGGCGCTGGCGCTGCCGACGCAGCACGTCACCCAGCAGGCGACGGAGCAGAATCATCGGTGGCTCCCTCCTCTGACCGTGTAGCCGTAACCTTCACGCCCCACCGTACCGCCTCGCGCCGCGGCCGTGCGGGGAGCGATGTCGTGTTCACTCAGGGCTGCAAACATCAAATCCCCCCGTTCCGTTCCGTATCCTGCCCCCGCAGATTCTCGCGGAGTTCGCTTGAGAGGAGTTCGAGCACTGTCCGTGCACTCTCCCTACGAATTTCCGCGCGGGAGCCGTTCAACCGCAGCCGGGCCGACTTCCTGCCCGCCGGACCCGCCACGGCGATGAAAACCGTGCCCACGGGCTGCCCGTCCTGAGGGTCCGGACCGGCCACTCCGGTGGTCGCGATCCCCCACGAGGCGCCCGTCAGGCGCCGCACTCCGGCCGCCATCTCGACCGCGACCTGCGCGTTCACCGCGCCTTCGGCCGCGAGCAGCGCCGCGTCCACCCCGAGGACGCGGTGCTTGAGTTCAGTGGCGTACGCCGTGACCGAGCCGAGGAAGGAGCGCGAGGCCCCCGGCACCGCCGTGATCTCGGCGGCGACCATGCCGCCGGTCAGCGACTCCGCCACCGCGAGCGTCTGGTCACGCTCCGCGAGCATGCGCAGCACGTCGCCGGCCACGCCGGCCGTGCCCGCCGCGTCCTCCGCCGCTCCGGAGGTCTCCGGCGCGTCCCCCGCCCCGTACGTCACTTCGCGGCCCGCTCCTCCGCCAGCCCGGCCCGGCGCAGCACCACGGCCTGCCGGACGTAGTCCAGACCGGTGACCACGGTCAGCACGACGGCGATCCCCATCACCCAGAACCGCATGGTCGCCAGCGGCCCGGTCAGGGCGAGCACGTACATGCCCACGGCGGTGCCCTGGGCCAGGGTCTTGAGCTTGCCGCCCCGGCTGGCCGGAATCACTCCGTACCGGATCACCCAGAAGCGCATCAGCGTGATCCCGAGCTCACGCCCGAGGATCACCCCCGTCACCCACCAGGGCAGGTCGCCGAGCCAGGACAGACACACCAGAGCCGACCCCATGATCGCCTTGTCGGCGATGGGGTCGGCGATCTTCCCGAAGTCCGTGACCAGGTTGTACGTCCGGGCCAGATGCCCGTCGAAGATGTCCGTGATCATGGCGACGGCGAAGGCCGCCCAGGCCAGCGCCCGCCAGACGGGGTCGTAGCCCCCGTCGGCGAGCAGCAGCAGGACGAATCCCGGCACGAGCACGAGCCGGATCATCGTCAGGATGTTGGCGATGTTCCAGAGGCTGGCCTGACTGACGGCCGCAGTCCCGAGCTTCGCGCCGGGCGTGGGCCGGCGGCCGGTCCCGCCCGCCGCCGATGCCGGGACTCCGGTCATCCGGCCTCCTCCTCAAGCTCCAGGTCCAGAGGCTCCGCCACCAGGTCCACACCCAGCGTTCCGACCACCTTGGCCGTGACGATACGCCCCGGCACCAGACCCGAGCCGTCCGTGAAGACCACCTGGCCGTCCGTCTCGGGCGCCTGGTGGGCGGCGCGCCCGTAGGCGCCCTCGCCCTCCTCGGCCTCGTCCAGCGGCACGACCGTCTCGACGAGCACCTCCAGGGTCTCCCCGATCCGCTCCTCCGCGCGCTGGGAGGTGAGCTCCTCGGCGAGGCGCTGCATGTGCGCGAGGCGCTCGGCGATGGTGTCCGCGTCCAGCTTGTTCTCGTAGCCGACGGCTTCGGTGCCGTCCTCGTCGGAGTAGCCGAAGACGCCGATGGCGTCGAGGCGGGCGTGGGTGAGGAAACGCTCCAGCTCGGCGAAGTCCGACTCGGTCTCGCCGGGGAAACCGACGATGAAGTTGGACCGGACGCCGGCCTGCGGGGCCTTGCTGCGGATGGTGTCCAGCAGCTCCAGGAAGCGGTCGGTGTCACCGAAACGGCGCATGGCGCGCAGCACGTCGGGGGCCGAGTGCTGGAAGGACAGGTCGAAGTACGGCACGACCTTGGGGGTCGAGGTGAGCACGT
Protein-coding sequences here:
- a CDS encoding helix-turn-helix domain-containing protein, producing the protein MILLRRLLGDVLRRQRQRQGRTLREVSSSARVSLGYLSEVERGQKEASSELLSAICDALDVRMSELMREVSDELSLAELAQSAAASEPVPAPVRPMLNSVSVASVTGGPERVTIKAPVEAVNVVAA
- the pgsA gene encoding CDP-diacylglycerol--glycerol-3-phosphate 3-phosphatidyltransferase; the encoded protein is MTGVPASAAGGTGRRPTPGAKLGTAAVSQASLWNIANILTMIRLVLVPGFVLLLLADGGYDPVWRALAWAAFAVAMITDIFDGHLARTYNLVTDFGKIADPIADKAIMGSALVCLSWLGDLPWWVTGVILGRELGITLMRFWVIRYGVIPASRGGKLKTLAQGTAVGMYVLALTGPLATMRFWVMGIAVVLTVVTGLDYVRQAVVLRRAGLAEERAAK
- a CDS encoding Fpg/Nei family DNA glycosylase, with the protein product MPEGDSVHRVAARLHAALAGEPLTRADLRVPRFATADLTGHTVLDVTPRGKHLLTRLDSGLTLHSHLRMDGAWYVFAPDQKWRGGPAHEIRAVLANAGATAVGYRLPVLELLRTADEHRVVGHLGPDLLGPDWDPARAAANLLAAPARPLGEALLDQRNLAGIGNIYKAELCFLAQVTPWTPVGDLPDPAATLPRLAAAAQRLLAANTGDPGRPRRRNTTGSRRPGRELFVYGRAHRPCLRCGTPVREAVQDGRPAYWCPGCQAGPAPAPERTPTH
- a CDS encoding SDR family NAD(P)-dependent oxidoreductase, whose amino-acid sequence is MPTPTPYDTPYDLTGRTALVTGAASGIGRATALLLARAGAVVHCADRDEPGLAETAALITKGGGAATAHPLDVTDRTALRAAVAAAGPLDITAAVAGVMHTSSVLETTDEDLDRILDINFKGVLRTCQEAVSAMIAAGRPGSVVTMASGAVDAAQPGLLCYSAAKAAVVQLTKTLATEAGPHGIRVNAVAPGWIRTPMTGRHGSEVQQRTEEAMVRMSPLRRVGEPEDIAQAVLYLACDASSFMTGQILRPNGGVSMPW
- a CDS encoding CinA family protein — translated: MLAERDQTLAVAESLTGGMVAAEITAVPGASRSFLGSVTAYATELKHRVLGVDAALLAAEGAVNAQVAVEMAAGVRRLTGASWGIATTGVAGPDPQDGQPVGTVFIAVAGPAGRKSARLRLNGSRAEIRRESARTVLELLSSELRENLRGQDTERNGGI